A stretch of DNA from Oncorhynchus keta strain PuntledgeMale-10-30-2019 chromosome 17, Oket_V2, whole genome shotgun sequence:
CCGTTAGCCTGAATCCCCtaattttaaggggtgtccacatacttgtgcgtgtgtgtgtaaatgaTTGAACAGTAAGTTTCACATAgggtgttattggtagaacacaCACACCGACCTGAGTGAGGGAGCTGTAGGAAGCCATGTGTGTAGATCTCAGTGATCCAGCTCTGCAGCTCAGAGTCCTGCTCCACATCCTGGTCTCCAAGGTAATACACATCCACCCAGCCACTCACAAATCTGCCACATGGTCACACAAAACACAACAGTAATGATGGTGCTTGTAAAAAGGaagtgtgttgtatgtgtgtgtacctgtgcagTGTGTGCCAGATTCTGAGAATTGATATCACAGCTGTAAATTAATTGTGTGCATGACTGTATTTTTGTGTGGGTCTGCGTGTGAGTGCCGGTGTGTGTACCTGTGCAGTGCGTTCAACACTCGCAATGCATCGTGTGCATAATAGCTGTGTGTGCGTACGTACGTACATGCGTGCCTGCTTGAATATGTGTACCTGTGCAGTGCGGTCCACACTCGCAGTGCGTCATGTGCATAGTAgcagtgtttgagtgtgtgtatcCCTCTGTCTGCCAGGTCGTCAGGGACACACAGGGAGCGGTAATGCAGACGCTCTGTGGCTCGAGACAACAGTACAGGCAACGCCTCCAGACCACAGCCTATGGCCTAACACACAACAGGAACATGCCATTTTGTGGTTATAAACTAGCAAACATTTATAGGCATATGCACAAAGAAAATATGTGTACTAAAACATTGCAACACACACAATCATACCTTGTCAAACACTCCGTTGGCAGCCAGTAGAGAGGCCCTGGCTTGGATGTTGATCTGTAGTGTGGTTTTTATGTGAGGCATCAACAACTGcaacaataatattaataataacaaCAAGTCAGATTCTGGCTCATGGCAGCTCTATGAAATTCAATTCCAACTGCAAGGTACTAGAGAAACAAATGTGAGCTCACGAGACTTCCGGATGGTTCAGGAGGTTAACTAAACTTTCACCTATGCAGCCTGGTCTATACATAACAAGTAAACGTACATCCGGGACACTCacattagtatgatatgttacgtttggtttATGTAGGATTGAAGGTTATTTAAGGCAAAACAAAAGGAGGTTGTTTGTTCGGGGTGGGCGTATAACACAAAAGTTGCATGTTTAAGTCTCATCATCATTTTTAGTTGTTTTGTAACTACTTAGCATGTCAGCTAACCCTTtagctataggaggacggactcattgtaatggctgaaatggaacggagtcaaacgtggtttccatatgtttggtgTGTTTTTCGTTCCATTAAttacattccagccattacaatgagcctgtcctcctataactccacccaccagcctccactgttcgtaacatatcatacctattgcaaatttgtaacatattgtcgGAATTGCGATTCGTAACATATACTAAATGGAGGGAGACAtatttacgtttactatgttacatctaaaCATCCAGGTTGCAGCACGATTCACAGATCTAATGAGTGGTGGTGTATTTATAAGAACTTTACCTACTATATTTACTATTTACCTGTTTATTACATACTATTTACCTGGTGTAGAGGGTGTACTTCTGGCAGCTGCCTGAGGGTGGCAGTGCAACACACCTCTCCCAGCAGGTGGGTTCTGAGGAAGTGAGAGGAAAGCTGGTGGCACTGGAAGTCTGAGCAGCGCACCCAGGTCTTAGCCAACAGCCAGTCAGGGTCAGAGGGCAGGAACACTGGGTTCTGAGGACCAGGGGCCTGCTGCAGCTGTGGGTATAATTAGTGGTACAATAGTTTCAGAATTATACATTTTTGTAGTAgaaataacagtagtagtagcagtactagtagaaTCAAACTAATAGCATTCCCCTCTGGGTTAATAAAGTGGCTGTCTGCCTGTCAGTATGTACATTACCcatcaaaagtttagacacaactactcattccagagttcttctttatttttactattttctacgttgcataataatagtgaagacatcaaaaaactatgaaataacacatggaatcatgtagtaaccaaaaaagtgttaaacaaatcaaaatatattttacattttagattcttcaaagtagccacccttttccttgatgacacctttgcacactcttggcattctctcaaccagtttcatgaagcagtcacctggaatgcgatctcttaaccgccatcgataacaATACTGttcagccgtattcattgacctggccaaggctttcgactctgtcaatcaccacatcctcatcggcagactcgatagccttggtttctcaaatgattgcctctcctggttcaccaacgacttctctgatagagttcagtgtgtcaaattggagggcctgttgtctgggcctctggcagtctctatgggggtgccacagggttcaattcttggacagactctcttctctgtatacataaatgatgtcgctcttgctactgttgagtctctgatccacctctacgcagacaacaccattctgtatacttctggcccttctttggacactgtgttaacaaccctccagacgagcttcaatgccatacaactctccttccgtggcctccaattgctcttaaatacaagtaaaactaaatgcatgctcttcaaccgatcgcagcctgcacctgcccgcccgtccaacatcactactctggacggttctgacttagaatgtgtggacaactacaaatacctaggtgttggttagactgtaaactctccttccagactcacatcaaacatctccaatccaaagttaaatctaggaTTGGCTTCCTagttcgcaacaaagcatcctttactcatgctgccaaacatacccttgtaaaactgaccatcctaccgatcctcgacttcggcgatgtcatttacaaaatagcctccaataccctactcaacaaattggatgcagtctatcacagtgccatccgttttgtcaccaaagccccatatactacccaccactgcgacctgtacactctcgttggctggccctctcttcatactcgtcgccaaacccactggctccaggtcatctacaagaccctgctcggTAAAGTCCCCTCTTaactcagctcgctggtcaccatagcagcacccacctgtagcacgcgctccagcaggtatatctcactggtcacccccaaaaccaattcttcctttggccacctctccttacagttctctgctgccaatgactggaacgaactacaaaaaaacgatgaaactggaaacacttatctccctcactagctttaaggaccagctgtcagagcagctcacagattactgcacctgtacatagcccatctataatttagcccaaacaactaccactccccctactgtatttatttatttagctcatttgcaccccattatttctctctactttgcacattcttccactgcaaatctaccattccagtgttttacttgctatattgtatttacttcgccaccatggcctttttttgcctttacctcccttatctcacctcatttcctcacattgtatatagaatttgtggaatttctttccttcttaatgcgtttgaaccaatcagttatgttgtgacaaggtaggggtggtatacagaagacagccctatttggtaaaagaccaagtccatattatggcaagaacagttcaaataagcaaagagaaacgacagtccatccttacattaagacatgaaggtcagtcaatccagaaaatttcaagaactttgaaagtttcttcaagtgctgtcgcaaaagccatcaagtgctatgatgaacggatgatctctgcatgttcccaccatgaagtgtgggggtgctttgctggtgacactcagtgatttatttagaattcaaggcacacttaaccagcatggctaccacagcattctacagcgataagccatcccatctgatttgcgcttCGTGAGAccttcatttgtttttcaacaggacaatgacccaacacctccaggctgtgtaagggctatttgaccaagaagaagagtgatggagtgctgcatcagatgacctggtgttcacaatcaccctacctcaacccaattgagatggtttgggaagagttggaccacagagtgaaggaaaagcatccaacaagtgctcagcatatgtgggaactccttcaaggctgttggaaaagcattccaggtgaagctggttgagagaatgccaagagtgtgcaaaggtgtcatcaggcaaagggtagctactttgaagaatctaaaaaatattttgattgtttaacacttttttgattactacatgagtccatatgtgttatatcatagttttgatgtcttaactattattgtacaatgtagaaaatagtaaaaataaagaaaaactctggaattagtaggtctgtccaaacctttgactggtactgtatgtatgtatgtatttatgccagccagccagccaaagaTGACCGGACTCACTTGGATGGCGATGGGTTTGAGCTCCCCCTCCTGGTTGAGGTGCAGAAGGACTAGCGGGGCGGCGAGAAACTGCTGCTTCCCATTGATCACGTTGGCCGGGACACCTTCCAACATCTCGTAGTCCAGCAGGAAAATAGACCCTCTCTGCCGTGAACGCACAAAGGTGAAGTTTGAAGTTTCACACAGTGCAAATCCAACACACACCTGTGTGGTCCAGTGGTTGCTGCCGCTGACCCCGATACACGTATGCCAGAGTCAGCATATGTTCAAATACAGCCCACTGCCCTTTGACTGTCGAGTTCCATCTTTCCAGAGCTTTGCAATCTCTTCAAtaaaagctaaaaaaaaaaacactcaccggcagacaggcacacacacacacacacctctagctCCTGTTCCAGTGAGGATCCGTCAGGCAGGAAGGGGCAGAGAATGTCAGAGTTGATTGACAGGTTGGGAGGGAGGAGGCGTGTCTGTCGCACCATGAGAGGGTTACAGCCGTTCAAACACTGGTAGCCAAAGAACCAGTCCTCAGCCCAATGGGCCTGCACATACTCttcaagggagggagagaaaagagaaggataTCAAGGTTTGGGgggttaaagagagagaaaggacaggcAGTGAGAATtggcgtgcatgtgtgtgtatgacaTACTAGCGACAGTATTCTGGCTCCCATTGTGGCTGAACATGGTCTCCAGCTCAGTAAAGCTACTCCAGGATTCAGCTCTCTCAGCAAAACCCCTTAGATACTGCAGATTGATGCCTGGGCTGTGTGAAGGGGAAGACCAAATGTTTAGGTGAGGACAAACAGAATGTGGAGGgaagacagaatgtggagggaagacagaatgtggagggcaAACAGAATGTGGAGGGCAGACAATGTGGAGGGCAAATAGAATGTGGAGGGCAAACAAAACATTGAGAGCAAAGGGCTGACCTTTGGCGTGTGTAGCTGAGGTTGGGTCCCAATTCCTTCAGACTGGTCATGTCCACACAGTGAGGGACACCCTCAGCAAATGTACGCCACCTACAGGGCAGACCACCACATGACATCAAACTATTGGTACTAAAGGCAAACTCACTTGATTCGTGTAAGAGCAGCTTTGTGTGAATGAGCCTTAATGTTCTACCttcacaccttctcctcctccataaTGCTAACACCGATTTTAGAACTTTATTAACACTAAACCAAGTGAGCACCGACTGACGCAGGACTTCCATGGATTTTGAAAAGTgacgtggcaggtagcctagtggttagagtgttgggccagtaaccgaaaggttgctggattgaatccctgagctgacaaggtacaaatctgttgtcctgctcctgaacaaggcagttaacctactgttccccaataggccatcattgtaaataagaatttacttaattgacttgcctagttaaataaaaatgtggtTGATTTCAATGTTCACAGATGCTGATTTCTTGTCCAGTCCCCCCCAGCTTTGATTTGCCCGAAAAATaaacgtctatgattggttcagatttagTCTGGTCCAGACCGGCCTTGATTTGGCCCAAGCATAGACTTATCACACGTAATTTCAACATGGAAACGTGGGTAATATTcgattcacccactcaaaaatgACTGCCAGAAGtttgttatcactatgctttcaaccatctaaagcacaaccaaattccaatggaaaactGTCTGATCTTTAGTTGAGTTGTcatctgacaaccatctctgcagcactccaccaatcatgcgTTTATGAGTggcaagacggaagccactcctcagtaaaaggcatatgacagcccgcttgtagtttgccaaaaggcactctcagaccatgagaaacaatattctctggtctgatgaaaccaaaattgaactctttggcctgccaagcttgttgcgtcgtacgcaagaagactcgaggctgtaataactgtcaaaggtgtttcaacaaagtactgagtaaagtgtctaaATACTTTTCATTTTTAACACATTTGGCAAAGATCAGCATGAACATTAAAATCTGATGCAATCTGAGCCTGATGAGCcataaattaaatacattttaggaGCCCTACATTAATGACATTTAAAGAGCCCAAGCCCAAAAAGGCCCAAATGAATGTGCCGTTATCCAATACATATACTGTATGATATAGGCTACTGTACATTACACGAGACAGAAAAAAATAAAAGTCCATAGATGTAGCTAGTTATATGCTCTATTAGATAAATACATGAAACTAGCTCCAGTAGGCAaatctagctcagtgctttctgtggtggggcAGCAAGTGGAAAATATGtgtgtaggggttggtaatgttctctagttgcgacgtgattggctcagtgttgtcACTCATGAGTCACTACGTCACCGCAAAATCTATGGGGAGAGCTCAAATTCAAGCcgcttgggtgctgccatagatttacattagaaatGCACATCCAAGAacgctcaaggtcattggccacagataaaatgatggcatatcacattatatctaccatagctttgattggactgttcatgtcaacatcatacttttaaaatcttagctagcaagcctgcagtcatcatcatgaatcaagtcgacaatctactggcaaatcctttttaatcatgtcatatgaagagaaattatagataaaaggTATTTGTGCTCATCGACCATTTGACAGAAACATTACTGCTATTCAATTGAGTGTGTgatctgggtttaagggtctcttttccaagattaaaaggataaacattcaaaaTTGCCCATGCTGTCAATCCAACATGACTTCTGCCACTCTCAAAACAACTGGAAGcttggaactgggaaatctcagacttcagtgagttcaagacaactaaGAActcagattaaaaaaaaaataataaacgttttgaaCGGGCATCCAACTAGGAATTGCAAGtcaggaactctggcctctttctagagcctgttttagagaaatgtcaacATTGAATGTTGTAAGAGCTtccattgtctgcttatatgccccctttatttatccaaCAGTTCTGACTTGATGTACTGGAAGAATACTGTATGAACggtccatgttctgaattctgtcgctatacatttcaaaagtgctgaacaaatagttatattgactacgtccgtccttgCTCggtcattaatgtcttaattgaaattacggattgcctcttatcttaATTGTcggtagaaaccacatttgtttaagcaagtcagccataatgaactgtttcgctgccagacaaggctctgctgaaagcaaggtgtagcggtggtaaggattcactccatgatgctggaaagaaagctctgctgttgggacagctttatgtaggaccTAAAcatttgtgggcaccgtttgtcaccgctATAGTGCAATTAATGCATTGTTTAGTGGTGTGTTgggtagtggctttgctggcatgcatctaaaacaaATGTGGGGactttgccccaccaagatttacatgctaaaattgccatTGATTACGGACATCGTTCAAACCACGAACAATGAAAACACGGAAGAGAACATGTGATTCTGGTGAAGCGCATGTGGCTAGAAAACATGATTAGAACGTTGAAATATAATAGGGCCTATTGTATAATTAGTAAGctgacagtgcattcggaaagtattcagaccccttgactctttccacattttgctatgttacagccttgttctaaaatttattaaatcgtttttacctcatcaatctacacacagtacctcataatgacaaagcaaaaacagttttttaggaATTTttgaaaaaacagaaatatcacatttacataagtattcagagcctttactcagtattttgttgaagcacctttggcagcgattacagcctcgagtcttcttgggtatgacacgaaaagcttggcacacctgtatttgggaagtttctctaATTCTTCTCTGGagagcctctcaagctctgtcaggttggatggggaatgtcgctgcacagctgttttcaggtctctccagagaaaaAGTTACCACAATGAGATGATAGGTCTACATGCATTAGGAActgcgctccatactgagatgggctgtctgtccccatctTGAGTCCCGATTCATCATGCAGAAACCATAGAGAAGCCAGATCTGGACATCGCATAtaatttaacagttccatttcacgcCATGCTGTTAATAGAAATAATTTGTTATAATTTACCATTTTAACCAATAATGTTTTAAATGAATgcacaaatattgtacaatccaggtgtgctgtaatggatctcgtcctcctcttctgaggaggagtagcgagaaggatcggaggacccaAACGcaacgtggtaagtgtccataatgtttaataaaaacaacagaacactagaacaaaacaaaacaacgtGCAtcaacgaaacagtcctgtgtggcgacaaacactgacagggaagacaaacacccacaacccaacagtgaaacccaggctacctaagtatgattctcaatcagggacaacaattgacagctgcctctgattgagaaccatacttggccgaactcaaaaaccaacatagaaaaacaaacagacttccctcccaactcactccctgaccatactaaaacaaataataaaataacagaactaaggtcagaacgtgacatgtgcaaagctcttagagacttaccctgaaagactGTAGTCGCTGCCCATGATTCTAACgtgttgactcaggggtgtgaatacttatgtaaatgagacatttctaaaaacatgttttcactttgtcctcatgcattgtgtgtagatggataagAACAAAtatctatttaatcaattttgaattcaggctgtaacacaacaaaattctGAACGGTTTAAATTTGTCCATAGAAACAACTACCCAAAGAATAATTTTCAATGTGGTGACGTCAACGTCTGTAAAATACGTATTTTCAACATCCGTAAAATAAGTTTTATCAACGTCCATATGATAAGTATTTTCAACGTCTTTTCAAATCCTTTTGCTCCCTGGGAAGTGCCTGGTGGTAGAGTTAGGAGATGTGTTGACAGTGAGCGAAGGAGATGTGTGGGAGAGAAAAGATGATAGGAGGAGTGTTGTGTATAGTAAGAGGACATTTGTTGTGGTTTAGTTGCGATACCTGATGTGCTGCTGTTTAGTTTGCAGATCTTTGAGTCTGTGGTCCTTCAGGGTTTGCACAGTCTCTGAGTTCAacagacacactgagagagagagagaatatatgatATGATTAAAATATGAAGTCTACACCACTTCCTCTTTCCATGGTAACGTTATAGTATGTAGTTCTCACAAATTGCCTGGTTCATCAGTCTGACGGAAAGAGCTCTTACTCACACTTCCTGTAATATGGGGTATGACCatgtgatatttaaaaaaaaatgttaaaaatgtTAATTAATAAAACACTCTCACTGTCTCCATTCCGTAGCTCCACGTCACCATCTACAGACCGGAGCCACCTGCTACAAGGAAAGTGCTCTGCCCCTTGGTGCTGTAGCCCCGCcccttcctcctgtctgtcacACAGCCTCCGGACCTCCACCCCCCTGCAGTGCCAGTCCAGGTCCGGGAAACCCGTCCGAGCCTCCAACCGTAGCCGGACCAGAACTACTCGACCCAGTGCCACCTCTGACCACACTCTGACCACACAGGCCTGGAACAGGGATAATGGGGGGAAAAAACTTTAGGTAAAGCGCTTTGAAATTGGGTGAAAAGCTATAATGTTTTATAGACAACACAAACTGCAGGTTAATAtactgacagagagtgggggggagagaaagaggagggagagcaaAAGGGCAAGGGGGAGTAAGAGAAAGatgggggagtgagagaaagatggGGGAGTAAGAGAAAGatgggggagtgagagaaagatggggagcgagagaaagatgggggagcgagagaaagatgggggagcgagagaaagatagagaggggagcaagggagacagagagaactcaCTGATCCAGGTAGGAGGTGGTGCTGGTTGGCCCCAGCGTTCACTGAGATGGGTGGGGTTTCGCCACCCTCTGAGCCAATCAGAGTGAGCCGTAGGATGCTGTATGTTCCAGAGGTGGGGGCTGGTAAGGTATGGACGATCACCTGAAATTCCTCCATGGcactggccatgacacacacacaaaaccacgtATTTGCATGCACTGAGGAGTGGCATTCTTCTGTGTTCAATATTTGAATTGGAAATCATCAGGCCATTGCTGCATCTTGTTCATGACTTGTCAACCATGCTGACTTGACATATCACTACCGTACAATACACAATGTGCAGTACAAAAAAATGGCTAAATGCACATTCAATTCAATGATAGGCTTTGATCACGTTGATACCATAAGAACAGTCCTTGTTATGAATAGGCCTATTTTACAGTTTTACAATTCATCATGTGTGGTTATGGTAAATAAATATGtaaaggtgcactatgcagaaatttcccaatttcagtt
This window harbors:
- the zgc:152891 gene encoding polyunsaturated fatty acid lipoxygenase ALOX15B isoform X1; translated protein: MASAMEEFQVIVHTLPAPTSGTYSILRLTLIGSEGGETPPISVNAGANQHHLLPGSACVVRVWSEVALGRVVLVRLRLEARTGFPDLDWHCRGVEVRRLCDRQEEGAGLQHQGAEHFPCSRWLRSVDGDVELRNGDMCLLNSETVQTLKDHRLKDLQTKQQHIRWRTFAEGVPHCVDMTSLKELGPNLSYTRQSPGINLQYLRGFAERAESWSSFTELETMFSHNGSQNTVAKYVQAHWAEDWFFGYQCLNGCNPLMVRQTRLLPPNLSINSDILCPFLPDGSSLEQELERGSIFLLDYEMLEGVPANVINGKQQFLAAPLVLLHLNQEGELKPIAIQLQQAPGPQNPVFLPSDPDWLLAKTWVRCSDFQCHQLSSHFLRTHLLGEVCCTATLRQLPEVHPLHQLLMPHIKTTLQINIQARASLLAANGVFDKAIGCGLEALPVLLSRATERLHYRSLCVPDDLADRGIHTLKHCYYAHDALRVWTALHRFVSGWVDVYYLGDQDVEQDSELQSWITEIYTHGFLQLPHSGCPQSFQTKPELSQFVTMVIYCCSALHAAVNFSQVDFDLWMPNCPGSMTHPPPQTKGMLTEDEILSILPDVNSTCNLLITLFLLSQPAADYVPLCQYREPVFSSGAPRRLVEKVQAELRAISDEITDRNKKLELPYDYMSPDRIENSVAI
- the zgc:152891 gene encoding polyunsaturated fatty acid lipoxygenase ALOX15B isoform X2; its protein translation is MEEFQVIVHTLPAPTSGTYSILRLTLIGSEGGETPPISVNAGANQHHLLPGSACVVRVWSEVALGRVVLVRLRLEARTGFPDLDWHCRGVEVRRLCDRQEEGAGLQHQGAEHFPCSRWLRSVDGDVELRNGDMCLLNSETVQTLKDHRLKDLQTKQQHIRWRTFAEGVPHCVDMTSLKELGPNLSYTRQSPGINLQYLRGFAERAESWSSFTELETMFSHNGSQNTVAKYVQAHWAEDWFFGYQCLNGCNPLMVRQTRLLPPNLSINSDILCPFLPDGSSLEQELERGSIFLLDYEMLEGVPANVINGKQQFLAAPLVLLHLNQEGELKPIAIQLQQAPGPQNPVFLPSDPDWLLAKTWVRCSDFQCHQLSSHFLRTHLLGEVCCTATLRQLPEVHPLHQLLMPHIKTTLQINIQARASLLAANGVFDKAIGCGLEALPVLLSRATERLHYRSLCVPDDLADRGIHTLKHCYYAHDALRVWTALHRFVSGWVDVYYLGDQDVEQDSELQSWITEIYTHGFLQLPHSGCPQSFQTKPELSQFVTMVIYCCSALHAAVNFSQVDFDLWMPNCPGSMTHPPPQTKGMLTEDEILSILPDVNSTCNLLITLFLLSQPAADYVPLCQYREPVFSSGAPRRLVEKVQAELRAISDEITDRNKKLELPYDYMSPDRIENSVAI